In Candidatus Poribacteria bacterium, the DNA window TTGACAGCGAGATGATAGACCGTTTGACCGAGGCAGGGGAGCGGCTCATGGATTCGTTTGAATACAACGGCTACTATGCGCATAAGCGGGACGGTTTGGTGCAGGAGCCTGTTTTCGCGGAGCTCACATCGCAAACAAAAGCGATTCCGTTGATCATCCAACTGCTCGGCACAAATATCCATATCACGAATACTGCGCTCATCTACAAACATCCGCAACCGCCTGAGAAACTGGAAAGCCGTGGATGGCATCGAGATGCGGGTATCTTTTTAGATCTCGGACACAAGAATTGCCCACGCGTCGGCTTGAAGGTCGGGTACTGCTTGACGGATTTCACCGTCCCGAATTCCGGTGGGACGCTGTTTGTTCCGAAAAGCCACAAGTTAGATGAACCGCTGGGTATCCCTCAAGGCGAGATTGATCCGATTGAACCTTACGATGAACCTGTCTTGCGGGCAGGCGATGCGTTTTTCTTTGAAAACCGTATCTATCACACCGCGGGTGTCAACTTTACGGAGCATGTCGCTAAAGTTGTTATCTACGGATACCACTACGCGTGGCTCAAGCCGGAGCCTTACTTATTCTACTACAACGATACACTGCAACCTGAAGAGAAGGTAATGGAGTCCCTCGATGATCTTGGCAAGCAATTTCTCGGTGGCGGTGCGGGCGCAGCGGCGGCGTGGGCAGCAGCGCATAATCTGCAGTTTGAGGAAGTCCCACACGTCGTGACAATTTAATTTTTCCTTGCGGTTAAGGGACGCGGTCTGAACACTGAAGTTTTTCGCCTTAGAGTTGAAGAAACACCCTATCAAAAACCCCTCCATTTCATTACGGGCTTAGTTCCGGCTGCTAAGAAAAGATAGAGAGCCCGTTTTCACTGACTCTGTTAAGTAGCTACCGAGACAGACATCTTGTAGAGGGCGCGAGCGTTATCTGCCATGATTTTGCGTTTGAGTGTCGGCGTGAGGTTCTTCGGGAGTGCCTGATCAGGAGAATCG includes these proteins:
- a CDS encoding phytanoyl-CoA dioxygenase family protein — translated: DSEMIDRLTEAGERLMDSFEYNGYYAHKRDGLVQEPVFAELTSQTKAIPLIIQLLGTNIHITNTALIYKHPQPPEKLESRGWHRDAGIFLDLGHKNCPRVGLKVGYCLTDFTVPNSGGTLFVPKSHKLDEPLGIPQGEIDPIEPYDEPVLRAGDAFFFENRIYHTAGVNFTEHVAKVVIYGYHYAWLKPEPYLFYYNDTLQPEEKVMESLDDLGKQFLGGGAGAAAAWAAAHNLQFEEVPHVVTI